From one Papio anubis isolate 15944 chromosome 12, Panubis1.0, whole genome shotgun sequence genomic stretch:
- the SRSF8 gene encoding serine/arginine-rich splicing factor 8 — translation MSCGRPPPDVDGMITLKVDNLTYRTSPDSLRRVFEKYGRVGDVYIPREPHTKAPRGFAFVRFHDRRDAQDAEAAMDGAELDGRELRVQVARYGRRDLPRSRQREPRGRSGGGGYGRRSRSYGRRSRSPRRRHRSRSRGPSCSRSRSRSRYRGSRYSRSPCSRSPYSRAHCSRSPYSRSRHRESRYSGSRHSSSGYSNSRYRRSRHSRYHSSRSHSKSGSSTSSRSASTSKSSSARRSKSSSVSRSRSRSRSSSMTRSPPRVSKRKSKSRSRSKRPPKSPEEEGQTSS, via the coding sequence ATGAGCTGCGGCCGCCCCCCTCCCGACGTGGACGGCATGATCACCCTCAAGGTGGACAACCTGACCTACCGGACCTCTCCCGACAGCCTGAGGCGAGTGTTCGAGAAGTACGGGCGCGTGGGCGACGTGTATATCCCGCGGGAGCCCCACACCAAGGCGCCCCGCGGCTTCGCCTTCGTCCGCTTTCACGACCGGCGCGACGCTCAAGACGCCGAGGCCGCCATGGACGGGGCGGAGCTGGACGGACGCGAGCTGCGGGTGCAGGTGGCGCGCTATGGCCGCCGGGACCTGCCCCGCAGCCGCCAGAGAGAGCCACGCGGCAGGTCCGGAGGCGGCGGCTATGGACGGCGGAGCCGCAGCTACGGACGGCGGAGCCGCAGCCCCAGGCGGCGACACCGCAGCCGATCCCggggtcccagctgctccaggtcCCGCAGCCGATCTCGCTATAGGGGTTCTCGCTATAGCCGGTCTCCCTGTAGCCGATCTCCTTACAGCCGGGCGCACTGCAGCCGCTCTCCCTACAGCCGATCTCGCCACAGGGAATCTCGCTACAGCGGATCTCGCCACAGCTCATCTGGTTACAGTAACTCTCGCTACCGCCGCTCTCGCCACAGCCGATATCACAGCAGCCGGTCTCACTCGAAGTCTGGGTCCTCCACTAGCTCTCGCTCTGCATCAACCTCCAAATCGAGCTCTGCGCGACGATCCAAGTCCTCCTCGGTCTCCAGGTCTCGCTCACGGTCCAGGTCTTCATCTATGACCAGGAGTCCTCCCCGGGTATCCAAGAGGAAATCCAAGTCCAGGTCTCGATCCAAGAGGCCCCCCAAGTCGCCCGAAGAGGAAGGACAGACGTCCTCTTAA